The genomic stretch ggcgtccgccaccatgcctggctaatttttgtatttttagtagagacagggtttcaccatggttgccaggttggtctcgaactcctgacctcaggtgatccacccacctcggcctcccaaagtgctgggattacaggcatgagccaccatgcccaacctcataaaggatgttcttttctttctttttttgagacggggtctcactctgtcactcaggctggagtgcagtggcgtgatcttggctcactgcagcctttgcctcccaggttcaagcaagcaattctcccacctcggcctcccaaagtgctgggattacaggcgtgggccactgggCTCAGCCAGGGTTTCCAAAGGTAACAGTAACTACAGGTGCTTATGTTTGCATTCTATGCCAAGCTTCATGTTAGCTTACGCTTCACCCGTGCAAGCAGATGTTCATGCTTTCTTACCCCAATTCCTTCACTGAATCACGGCACGTAGCACATGATTGGGGTGACTATTTCCCCAAATCTCACAAAGAATAATATATAACTGGTAGCATTCTGGATGCATAGGAGAAAAGTTAattccagccgggcatggtggttcacgcctgtaatcccagcactttggttggccgaggtgggcggatcacctgagattgggagtttgagaccagcctgaccaacatggagaaaccccgtctctactaaaaatacaaaattagccaggtgtgggggtgcatgcctgtaatcccagctactcgggaggctgaggcaagataattgcttgaacgtgggaggcagaggttgcagtgagccgagattgtgccactgcactccagcctggacaacaagagtgaaactccgtctcaaaaaaaaaaaaaaaaaaaagttaattatttaCCTACATAGAACGTCCTAGGATAATAGGGTTTAATTCTTTTACCAAAACCCTATTTGAGAGATGAATTCAGTCACCCAACCATCCATGTGCCATTAAATGCATTCATCCACTCATCTGTGTACTTATCATTCAGCCCCAACCATCTATTCAACTACCCATTCACccatctacctatctatccaGAGAGCGCACAGAGGCTGGGCAAACCCTGACTGTCCTATGGATAGTCCTATGGACCAGCCGAGGCCCCTGCCCCAAGGAGTTCCCAGGTGTAACCGCAAGTTAAGGTGCCCTGGGGAGGTGACACAGGCACCCTCATTTCTTTTGTTCAGTAGGAgtctctgaggcctccccagtacCATGCTGCATGGGTGAGGCCGAGGACACAGAGAAGTATCAGGAAAAGCTCTTGCCCCTTTATCAGGCAGGGCTCCCTCTCCAACCATATCCATTCATGGTTCATTCCCCAATTCACCACCTACCCATATCTACCCATTAAacaacccatccatccatcaatccaacCACATCCCTGCATCAACCAACCCAtgcattcacccatccacccacccacccatctgtccattcacccatccatccacccatccatctacccatccacctatccaaccacccacccatctatgcattcacccatccatccatcaaacaactcatccatccacccacccatcgatctacccatccacccacccacccatctatcatCCATTCACCCATGCATCCATCAACCAACTCATCCATCcaaccacccatccatctacccatccacccatccagccATCCGttcttccatccatccttccacttCCCTACCCAACCATCAACCTTTCCTGATTTCACACTTTTTGCTGGGCAATGCTAGGAACAAGGATGCTAGGGACCTAGGTCTTACCCTCAAGGCACTCCCTGTCAGGTGGGAGAGACAGTAACAACATAGACACAGCACATGGCCATATAAGCAGCAAGAGGGGTCGCTCAGACAATATGAAGACCCAGAGAAGACCCAGAGAAATTAAGTTAAATCTTAAACATGTGAGAAGTTTTCTGGGTGGAGTGGAGACAGCCAAGGGCACTCCTGGTATAGAGAAGAGCAGGAACAGGGACCAACTGGCTATCTGTGGACTGAGAGACACCATTAGTGCAGAGAGGCAGGAGAAATGGGGCCAAAATATGGGGGGTCCACAGGCCAGTGAGTGCTTCAGTTTAACCAAAGGTGAAGAGGGAGCCACAGCAGGTCTTTGAGCAGAGGCAGGCTAGCTGGAAAGGTGTGTTTAGGAAAGAGATAGAAGGTAGAGGGGAAAGGGGAGTGAATGTGTGGTGGCTTCATTTCTCCTGCTGTTGGTCCTTCTTACTCCTCCTTTCCTAGGCCTACAGGTCAGGAAAATCCCAGCTCCTCCTTTCCTAGGCCTACAGGTCAGGAGAATCCCAGCTCCTCTTTTCCTAGGCCTACAGGTCAGGAGAATCACAGCTCCTCCACCTACGtgttgtgtggccttgggcaaatgtGGCGCCTTTCTGCGCTTCAGTTTCCTCCACTGCAGAATGGGGATGGTAATAGTAGTGACCTCGGAGACCAGTTACATGGAGAGGATTAAATGGGGCCTggtctgggctcagtggctcacgcctgtaatcccagcactttgggagggtgaggagagCAAATCgcatgagctcaggaggtggggaccaacctggcccacatggcaaaaccccgtctctactaaatatacaaaaattagcctggcaagGTGGGGcgcacctgtattctcagctacttgggaggctcaggtgggaggactgcttgagcctaggaggtcgaggctgctgtgagctgagatcacgccactgcactccagcctgggtgacagtgagagatcctgtctcaaaacaacccCAAacgacaacaaaacaaaacaaaacaaaaaatggggcCTGGTGTACCTGGAGGCTGGGGCTCTCCCCGTGCGGGGGGCCTAACTGTGTGACTCGACCCCCACACTTCCCATCGCCAGGGGCAGGGTCTCACAGCCTCCCCCACGTATGCACCTGTGCTTGCTGTGTCTGCGGTTCTCCGCCAGAGTCTTCCCGTCCCTGTCTCCACCCCTCCCTGGGACTCTACCTCCCCATGGCCGCTCTCTGTCTCCATCTATCCATCGCTCCCCCGTCTGTCTCCATTCTCGTCCCTCCCTCGGTCCCTCCGTCTCCCCGCCCTGCCCCGCCCGCCCCTCACCTGGGCCTCACTCGCTGCCCGCGCCCGCCGCCCCGGGCCCGGCCTCGAGCGTGGCGAGCTGCAGGCGCACGCGGCGGGAgccggcggcgggcggcgggggcGCGCGGGCGGCTCGGCGCGCTCTCCGGGAGCCGGGCGCGGGGCGCTGGCCCGCGGCGGCGGGCGCCGACCAGCGGCGGGAGAGCTTGCGCGCCAGGCGGGCGAGCGCCGAGGGCCGCAGGCCGTAGTCGCGCTCCAGCTCCTGGCGCGAGATCTCGATGTTGCCGGTGTACCAGAGGATCCAGCCCAGCAGGCTCAGGAACACCAGCAGCGCGCCCGAGTAGATGAGCAGGTCCCCGAAGTCGCGGCCGCGCACCTGCAGCTGCGCGAACACGCCAGTCAGCAGCGCCGCCATGCCCGCCACATCCAGCGCCACGGCCAGCAGCAGCGCCATCCGGCAGCGGCCCAGGCCTGCCGCGGGTGCTGGCGCGGCCGCCGGCGCGGACGGTGCACCCGGCGGGGTCCCCTGCGAGGCGCACACCGCTGGCGCCGCCGCCATGGCCCTGCACCGCCGCCGCTGGCGCCCAGAGAGAGCGTTCCGGGGTGCGGCCCGGTCCGGGGCGGGGTCAGGGGACGGCGCCAGGTGTGCCAAGCTCCCGCCTGGTCACCTGAACCGGGCTGGGCGCGAACCGGCCCGGCCGGGGTTACCCTGGCCGTGGTTTCCGTGCAGGGCCTATTGCTCAGAAGCCTGAGCTGGTGGTAGCCAGGCGCACAGCCACGGGTGCCTAGGGCCCGTGCCACCCAGGGAGGTCACATATGGCCAAAAATCAGGGCATTTTAGTGGTGGCAGCATGGGACACTCGGAGCCGGGCGTGGCGTTGTTTCTGCTCAGTGTCCGCCTCCCGAAGCCTGTGCAGATCAGACAGTGCAGATCAGACAAGGCCTTTAGACACCAAGGAGCTCTGGCACGCGAGAACCAGTAGTCGGGGTGATCTAAGAGGGGAAGCTCCGGGCTCCGCGGAAGCTGAGTTTCCTTCACTCAGCGCGTGTCTTCTGGGGTCTCCTGTGTTCAGCGAATGAAGCCACGGGCACAAGGACGGACGAGACCCATCAGGTCCAGAGCGCACCCGTGGAGGAAGCTGGGCGAACCCCGACTGTCCTATGGAGGATAGTCCTATGGACCAGACGAAGCCCCTGCCCCAAGGAGTGCCCAGGTGTAACCGCAAGTTAAGGAGCCCTGGGGAGGTGACACAGGCACCCTCATTCCTTTTGTTCAGTAGGAgtctctgaggcctccccagcaccaTGCCGCGTGGGTGAGGCCGAGGACACAGAGAAATATCAGGCAAGGCTCCTGCCCCTTTAGGGTGGCCCTGACAACGGATCATAACCTCCCAGGGAGCTGATGGGGTGTGACAGGCACACCATAGGCTGGAGGCACAGGTGGAGGGCAGGGAAGAGGACCGGCAAATCTATAGAATCCTAAAGGGAGCCAAGAGAAGCCACATGCAAATCTCCCTCCCTCCAAACAACTCTCCCTTAGAGGGCATCCGCGCTCCCCTGGGGTGTCAGTCAGCGAGAAGTTTCCGTGTAGGTTCTCCCCAGGCTTAAACAGTTAAAGAGTTTTATTTCAAGAAAACCCTGGGGAGGGCGAACTGCAAGAGGGCTGCCGGGATTAGCCGAGGGATTCCGAATGAAGACGGAGTATTTCCGAACATACACACCTCTCCCAAGAGCGTTTCCGGAGGGTTCCGAAAATACCCGAGCGGGCCTCGGCGCCCTCATTGGCCATCACCGCGAGG from Pan paniscus chromosome 20, NHGRI_mPanPan1-v2.0_pri, whole genome shotgun sequence encodes the following:
- the TMEM238 gene encoding transmembrane protein 238; its protein translation is MAAAPAVCASQGTPPGAPSAPAAAPAPAAGLGRCRMALLLAVALDVAGMAALLTGVFAQLQVRGRDFGDLLIYSGALLVFLSLLGWILWYTGNIEISRQELERDYGLRPSALARLARKLSRRWSAPAAAGQRPAPGSRRARRAARAPPPPAAGSRRVRLQLATLEAGPGAAGAGSE